CAAAGAGATAAATGCCGGGGTCTTTAACTATCCGCTTCTTATGGCGGCGGATATTTTGCTTTACGACGCTGATTTAGTACCGGTAGGGCATGACCAGAAGCAGCATATTGAGATCGCGCGGGATACAGCGGAAAAATTCAATCACATATTTGGTGAAACCTTTAAATTGCCAGAAGGTTTGATACTTGATAATGTCAAAACCGTACCAGGCATTGACGGACAAAAGATGAGCAAAAGCTACGGCAACACTATCCCGCTTTTTGCCAGTGATGAGGAAATCAAAAAAGCTGTTATGAGCATTGTAACAGACTCCGCTTCGCCCGCCGAAGCTTCAGCGAAGGAGGGGGGTGGAGTGCCGAAAAATGTATATGCCATTCACGAGCTTGTACGAGACAAAACGTCTCTGGAGGCGCTATACGAAGAAAAGAAAGGGAAGTACAAGGACCTTAAGGAGGCGCTTATTGAAGACCTGATTGCGTTTATAAAACCCATGAGAGAAAAGAGGGAATCGATTGCCTCTGATATTGAATCCGTCAAAAACATCCTCCGCGAAGGCGGAGCAAAAGCCCGCGCCAAGGCCCAATCCAAAATGGAAATCGTCCGAGAAAAAATTGGTGTAAAGTTGTGATGTTCTTACGTAACTCAAAGCGCGAGATAAATGGAGGAGTATGAAAAAACCGACTATAGTCCGAAGGGAAGAGGTCGGTTTTGACT
Above is a genomic segment from bacterium containing:
- the trpS gene encoding tryptophan--tRNA ligase, which produces MTKKTLLSGVKPSGRPHIGNFFGAMKQFADLQESHHCMIFIPDYHALTTTQNRDEMRQNILDVAIDYLAIGLDPKKVLIYKQSDIPEHTELAWIFETITTMPYLMRAHAFKDAEARSKEINAGVFNYPLLMAADILLYDADLVPVGHDQKQHIEIARDTAEKFNHIFGETFKLPEGLILDNVKTVPGIDGQKMSKSYGNTIPLFASDEEIKKAVMSIVTDSASPAEASAKEGGGVPKNVYAIHELVRDKTSLEALYEEKKGKYKDLKEALIEDLIAFIKPMREKRESIASDIESVKNILREGGAKARAKAQSKMEIVREKIGVKL